From Corvus moneduloides isolate bCorMon1 chromosome 4, bCorMon1.pri, whole genome shotgun sequence, one genomic window encodes:
- the LOC116443267 gene encoding solute carrier organic anion transporter family member 1B3-like isoform X3 yields MTVETKPSNVSDSNQEAEPDQLLDDEGNKIPPVKKISSPTGLKIFLAALSFSYFSKALCGTIMKSSITQIERRFDLTSSTAGFIDGSFEMGNLLVIAFVSYFGAKLHRPKVIAVGCFTMALGCFLSAMPHFFMGYYKYETSHTASSANLTTSINPCSLHQDVNDTVLEVSLSGCEKEPSSYMWIYILLGNMLRGIGETPITPLGISYLDDFAKEENVPVYVACLHTIAMMGPMFGFLLGSLCAKLYVDIGFVDLGSITITPQDSRWVGAWWLGFLIGGATSFLSAIPFCFLPKSLKKPEKANKDKTSRGLLENTGSSRIKLSPEKTKPRKWSVMLKGFYTSLKKVLGNRMYFTFLCCSLLQFSGFIGFFTYKPKYMEQQYGQSASKSNFLIGVTSLPPVSLGIFLGGLIMKKYKMGIISATKFSFTMSFLAYAISLLHFFVGCDNYVVAGMTVSYEGNPIPYHKNSLFSECNSHCKCASNVWDPVCGANGITYVSACLAGCKTSEGHGKSTVFHNCRCLEINSSWTGNNSATLGQCPKSDDCSMKFIYYTVIQVIGGFCYALGATPSYMIMFRCVQPELKALAVGLYTLIMRMLGGIPAPVYFGAVIDKTCLKWGNTSCGKRGACRLYDSNANRYVFLGLAAILRGPSYLIGIIFYILVKKHFQNKNSRPLENGQEDAAMNKEDNCKIKERLPGSSDAENESSI; encoded by the exons ATGACAGTGGAAACCAAACCCAGCAATGTCAGTGACTCAAATCAGGAAGCAGAACCTGACCAGCTTTTGGATgatgaaggaaacaaaattccACCAGTCAAAAAGATTTCCTCTCCCACTGGATTGAAG ATATTTCTGGCTGCTCTGTCATTCAGCTACTTCAGTAAAGCTTTGTGTGGTACGATAATGAAAAGCTCCATCACTCAGATTGAACGAAGGTTTGACCTGACGTCATCTACTGCAGGTTTCATCGACGGGAGCTTTGAGATGG GTAACCTGCTGGTGATTGCATTCGTAAGCTACTTTGGAGCTAAGCTTCATAGGCCAAAAGTAATAGCTGTGGGATGCTTTACTATGGCTTTGGGATGCTTTTTGTCAGCAATGCCTCATTTCTTCATGGGATA CTACAAGTATGAGACATCACATACGGCTTCTTCAGCCAACTTAACCACCAGCATAAATCCCTGTTCCCTACATCAAGATGTGAATGACACTGTCCTGGAAGTTTCGCTATCAG GCTGTGAGAAGGAACCATCATCATATATGTGGATATATATCTTACTGGGAAACATGTTACGTGGGATTGGTGAGACACCAATAACACCACTGGGCATCTCTTATCTCGATGATTTTGCTAAAGAAGAGAATGTTCCTGTGTATGTAG CATGTTTGCACACAATAGCCATGATGGGCCCAATGTTTGGTTTCCTGTTGGGATCTCTATGTGCGAAGCTGTACGTGGATATTGGATTTGTGGATTTAG GGAGCATCACTATCACCCCACAGGATTCCCGCTGGGTGGGAGCATGGTGGCTTGGCTTTTTAATAGGTGGAGCAACCAGTTTCCTATCTGCTATTCCATTTTGCTTCCTGCCAAAGAGTCTGAAAAAGCCAGAGAAAGCCAATAAGGACAAAACTTCACGTGGTCTCTTGGAAAACACGGGTTCCTCGAGGATTAAACTTTCTCCTGAAAAAACTAAGCCAAGGAAGTGGTCAGTAATGCTGAAAG GTTTCTATACCTCCCTGAAAAAAGTATTGGGTAATCGAATGTACTTTACGTTTTTGTGTTGCTCACTGTTACAGTTCAGTGGTTTTATTGGTTTCTTCACTTACAAACCAAAGTATATGGAACAGCAGTATGGACAATCTGCATCCAAATCCAACTTTCTAATAG GAGTGACATCCTTACCTCCTGTGAGTCTTGGAATTTTCCTAGGAGGACTTATAATGAAAAAGTACAAAATGGGCATCATTAGTGCAACAAAGTTTTCATTTACCATGTCATTTTTGGCCTATGCCATCAGTTTATTGCACTTTTTTGTTGGCTGTGATAACTATGTGGTGGCAGGGATGACAGTGTCCTATGAAGG CAACCCCATTCCATACCACaaaaattccttgttttctgaGTGCAACTCTCACTGCAAATGTGCCTCCAATGTGTGGGATCCTGTGTGTGGAGCCAATGGAATCACCTATGTTTCGGCGTGTCTGGCTGGGTGCAAGACTTCCGAGGGACATGGAAAGAGCACA GTCTTCCATAACTGCAGATGTCTTGAAATCAACAGTTCATGGACAGGAAACAATTCTGCCACCTTGGGGCAATGTCCAAAAAGTGATGATTGTTCAATGAAGTTCATTTATTACACAGTAATACAAGTCATAGGTGGCTTTTGTTATGCACTGGGAGCCACTCCTTCGTACATGATTATGTTCAG atgtgttCAGCCAGAGCTCAAAGCTCTCGCAGTTGGTCTATACACACTCATTATGAGAATGCTGG GTGGGATTCCAGCACCAGTTTATTTCGGTGCAGTGATTGACAAGACGTGCTTGAAATGGGGAAACACCAGCTGTGGGAAGCGAGGGGCTTGCAGGCTCTATGACTCCAATGCAAACAG GTATGTCTTCCTTGGTTTAGCAGCAATTTTAAGAGGTCCTTCCTACTTGattggaataattttttatatattggTAAAGAAACACTTTCAAAATAAGAACTCCAGGCCTCTAGAGAATGGACAAGAAGATGCTGCTATGAATAAAGAAGACAATTGCAAGATCAAAGAACGTTTGCCAGGTTCTTCTGATGCGGAGAATGAATCCTCTATTTAG